In Vibrio kanaloae, the genomic stretch GCAGCGGGCGGGCAAGTCTACCTAGACGGCGCGAACATGAACGCTCAAGTAGGCCTAACTTCACCTGGCTTCATCGGTTCAGACGTATCTCACTTGAATCTACACAAAACATTCTGTATCCCACACGGTGGTGGCGGTCCAGGTATGGGTCCTATCGGCGTTAAATCGCACCTAGCACCTTTCCTACCAGGTCACATCGAAAACGGTGTACAAGGTTCTGACTACGCGGTATCGGCTGCAGATCTAGGTAGTGCTTCAATCCTACCTATCTCTTGGGCTTACATCGCGATGATGGGCGAACCAGGCCTAACAAATGCAACGAAAGTAGCGATTCTGAACGCGAACTACGTGATGGAAAAACTACGTCCTCACTACCCTGTTCTTTACCGTGGCACTAACGGACGCGTAGCGCACGAATGTATTATCGATATTCGCCCGCTTAAAGAAGACACAGGCATCAGCGAAGAAGATATTGCTAAGCGTCTAATGGACTTTGGTTTCCACGCACCTACTATGTCTTTCCCTGTCGCTGGCACACTAATGGTTGAGCCAACTGAATCTGAAGGTTTAGAAGAGCTAGACCGTTTCTGTGAAGCGATGATCGCAATCCGTCACGAAATGGCAGCAGTGAAGGCCGGTGAATGGCCACTAGACAACAACCCTCTAGTGAACGCACCGCACACACAAATTGACCTTTCAGGCGCAGAGTGGGATCGCCCTTACTCTCGTGAACTGGCTTGCTTCCCATCAAAAGTAACGAAGAACTCGAAGTACTGGCCGACTGTTAACCGTGTAGACAACGTATACGGCGACCGTAACTTAATCTGTTCTTGCCCAAGCATCGACAACTACGAAGACTAATTCGTAGCGGCGCTAAGCAGCACAAAATAAGAAAAGGCGAACCATTTGGTTCGCCTTTTTGTTGCCTGAAATCTGAGTCATAAATGCATTGACCTTACCGTAAGGGAAAGGTTTATGGTGACATGAAATCCACGACGAATTAGGAAACGATTATGGGATGTTGCAATAAAGCGCCAAAAGGTGGTGCCCCTCTTGGCTTACTTCTAAAAGTAACGCTTGGAATTGGTCTTTTTGTGTTTCTGCTGGCTCTGTGGCAGTAGGAAACTTATAATACGGCACTAAATTTGTAGCTTAGATGTGATGGTATCAAAACATAGATAGCGCCAAAATAACTATTGGTCTCATAGTCTCTTGTTATATGTAGAACTCAAAGCTAAAAGTATGCTGGTATTGATCCATTAGAAGCCACTGGTTCCTTTGTATAAATCATGCAGTCAGAACCCTGAATACTAACAAAACCAAGCTTCATATAGAACTGCTGTTCAATATCACTATGTAGGTACAAGGCCTTACCATCATTTTTATCAAATAACTCAGATTTGACTAGATTAACCAACTTTGACGCATAGCCTTGGTGTCGTAGTTCTAGGGATGTAGCCACAGAGCCAATACCAAAAGAGTTCTCTTTAAGACCGAACATGCCGCTATAAACAATAAGAGATGATACGACTTGATCATTTTCAACCAATACGTACCAAGTACCTGATAAGTATTTTTCACTGTTACGACAACCTGCTAGGTACTCCTCGGACGAAAGACCGTCACCCCAGACATCGAAGCCCATTGAGTAGATGAAGTCTAACTCATGATCCTCTGCTTTTCTTAGCAATCCTAAATTGGCCAAAACATATAACGCCTGCATAACACGTTCACTTCTATGCGATTATACTTAATATTGACGCCTTAAACGAGAAACACTCGGCAAACTGAGATTGCCGAGTTTAGTATAACGTGTTGATGCATTTGTTATGTTTTTTTACCTGAAAATAACGCAACACATCCTATCACTTCTACTTTTACATCAGTAAAGTGTTTGTTTAACAATAACAGCAATGTGTCTAGATCATCGTTGTTATTACTAAATATTCCTTTCTTATTGTAAACACCCATCAATTTTTTGGCGAAAAAGTTTAGTTTTGTACCCTTGCCCAAAATTGTACTACCAAACAATACCCCATCATCGTTCAGATGATCCTTTAGGTGCTTAAACATAATACACTTATCAATCAGATTTCCAGGCAAGCAATGAAGTAAATAATTAACACTAATTGAATCAAATTTATCGATATTTAACTCAAGAGGCTCAAGCACATCCCCGCAGTAAACTTCAGGTTCAAAGTGGTTGATTGCTTTTGAAGTTGTATCAAGACTATTTTGATTCAAATCTAGCAAAGCGATACGTTTTGTTGATTGAGGTAGAAAATTCTTTAGATAATAACCTGAGCCAACACCAACATCTAAATGGTTAGATGAAACTAACATTGAAAATTGCTCACTAATAAATTTAGTTGGGCATTTCCAAAAATAGTTATTTGAGATACCTAAAACCCAGAGATCGTATATTGAGAGTACTTTCTTAGAGTAGACAGCTTGTCCAGCAACTGTGGATTCTTTATTCATTTTTAATTTCATATAGTTATAAATTATCAAACTTAAATTTATACTAAAAAATAAAGATAGCAAATCTTACCAGACTGGATTCAAGTACGAAGTGGCCCCCCCTGAACATAAAAACAATAAGGTGCGATAATCATGAAGTTTGCTCCCGCCAAGAAGTAAAAAACATGAAATACACGCACCTCACCGAGAATGAAAGGTATATGATTTCTGCACTCAGAAAGCAAGGAATGAGTACCGCTAAAATAGCCAAACAACTGGGTCGTCACAAAGCACCATACATCGAGAAATCGAACGTAATTCCCTTACAACAAGTTCTTCAATAGATACTCATACGAACCCGAACGAGGCCAAAAAATGACTCGTAACCGGTTGAGTCGTTCACGTAGAAATAAACGCTATGACAAACTTTACTTCAAACTTCCTGAACCTTGCTACGGCTGGACTGGAGCCCTGACCAAATCATCGGTTACCTAAGGGGAGTGGCTATCCAACAATGAGCCACAAACTCATTTATCAGCACGCTTGGAACGACAAAGTACTCGGCGGAACGCTATGGAAACACCTACGACAATCGACTTAAAAAGGCGTAAAAGGTACAACTCAAAAGACAGCCGAGGACGGCTGGCAGCAAAGCGTCATATTACGAAAGGCCTATAAAAGCTGAGCATCGAAAAGAGCCTGGCCATTGGGAAATTGATACCGTCGTTGGTCGCGAAACCAAGCACTGTATCGTGACTTTAGTCGACAGAATGACTAACTACACATTTATTGGTTAAATGGACGATAGAACAAGCGAGTAACTCAACGTGAGAATGAGTAAAATCATGACCCGCTCTGATTTACCTTTTAAAACGATAATTGCTGATAACGGCATTGAATTCCACGGTTACGGACAACTAGAAAAACACCGTAACTGTCTATTTTACTTTGCAAATCCATACCATTCATGGGAACGAGGTACTAATGAAAACACCAATGGCTTGATACAACAGTACTTACCAAAACGAACTTCTATGTCACACGTGACACAAAAGCTCTGCAATGAAATTGCACACAAATTAAATACGCGCACACGTAAAAGATTTGGGTATAGAACGCCAACGGATTACATTCATGCGCATCTATAAAAAGTGTCGCACTTCAAACTTGATACTAAGAGGCAAGTTGAAGCGACAAAGAAAGGAAGTTTTCATCGCTTTCAGTCACCTTATAGCCAAGAGATTTGTAAAAACTTACCGCTGACTCATTTCTAGTAAAGCTTGATAAGGTTACTTGACTACGCTCTTGCTCTCGCGCTATGTCGTGAACCATATTCATGACCCTTTTGCCCAATTGTTGATTTTGAAATTCTGGAAATATAATGAGTAAATGTACATGAATGGCATTGTCGTATGGCTTGAAGCACAGCATTCCAACTTGCGTGTTATTGAGACAAACCCAGTGAAACCAATGAGGCTCATAGTCACTTTTTAAGCGATTGACCTGAAACTCATTACACCAACCAAAGACGGCATCAACATGCGAATAAAGTCCTTGTTTCACAACTGAAAACAGACTTTCAAACTCATCACTTTCTATTTTTATTAGTTGAATATCCATATGCCTCATAACGCCAAGCTAAGTGGCTAACAAACGTGCCACTTCACTCAATTAAAACACCTTAAACACGCAACTAAACCGAACTAAAAATGCCAAACGTTTGTTAGTCCGTCTTAAGCGTTTTGTTAGTTTGCCACCGCGATGAAACTAAAGGTTTAGCGCCAAGGTGCTGAATTAGCTATGAAACTACTGGCTTTAAACCCAAAAGTAAAACGGACAGCTCATAATTTAAACCCAACTAACAAAACGCACTTGGCCAAGAAGACTTTCGTAGATGCCGACAGCCACAAATGCAATTCTCAATGTTCCCGCTTAACTTTCAAAACCAAAGAAGCAGCGCGCAAGAACATGGAAAAATGAACCTTACTAACACGGAAGAAATGAATAACACGAAAGCCAATTAACCGAAAAACTGGCTACGCGAGATGCCTATTTCGATGAAAAAGTCTTTGGGAAATAACAGGTGAATAGCTAGAACGCAGAACAAGGCTTTTAGACCACAAACGCTTTTCTGCTCCTTGCAAACTAACGCCGCATTAAGGTGTGAGCGACGCTTGGCTATACTTGAGCGAAGCGAAACCGCCAAGCGTTGCGAATCACTCTTAAATGCTTTGTTAGCAGCAACTTACAACGCGAGTTTAAACCCTTCATGTGTTGCTTTAAATCCAAGTTTCTCATAGAACCTGATTGCATCAGGACGCTGCTTGTCACTTGTTAGCTGAACG encodes the following:
- a CDS encoding GNAT family N-acetyltransferase — encoded protein: MQALYVLANLGLLRKAEDHELDFIYSMGFDVWGDGLSSEEYLAGCRNSEKYLSGTWYVLVENDQVVSSLIVYSGMFGLKENSFGIGSVATSLELRHQGYASKLVNLVKSELFDKNDGKALYLHSDIEQQFYMKLGFVSIQGSDCMIYTKEPVASNGSIPAYF
- a CDS encoding class I SAM-dependent methyltransferase translates to MNKESTVAGQAVYSKKVLSIYDLWVLGISNNYFWKCPTKFISEQFSMLVSSNHLDVGVGSGYYLKNFLPQSTKRIALLDLNQNSLDTTSKAINHFEPEVYCGDVLEPLELNIDKFDSISVNYLLHCLPGNLIDKCIMFKHLKDHLNDDGVLFGSTILGKGTKLNFFAKKLMGVYNKKGIFSNNNDDLDTLLLLLNKHFTDVKVEVIGCVALFSGKKT
- a CDS encoding GNAT family N-acetyltransferase; amino-acid sequence: MRHMDIQLIKIESDEFESLFSVVKQGLYSHVDAVFGWCNEFQVNRLKSDYEPHWFHWVCLNNTQVGMLCFKPYDNAIHVHLLIIFPEFQNQQLGKRVMNMVHDIAREQERSQVTLSSFTRNESAVSFYKSLGYKVTESDENFLSLSLQLAS